Sequence from the Gemmatimonadota bacterium genome:
GCGTGCCCAACCATCTCCGCATCAGCTACGGCCTGCCGCCCGACTACCTGAACGAGGGGTTGCGCCGGATCTCCAGCCTGCTCCGCCAGGTCGCCGAGGAAGAGGCCGCCGGATCCGAAAACGAGCGCGGCGCGGCCGCCGGCTGATCACGGGGAGGGCCTGCCATGAAGCCGTCCCTGGATCCGCTGGTACCGGTTGACGAGTTCCCAGTAGCGCAGACCTGCACGTATATCAACGCGGCCAACGTGACGCCCATGTACCGTCCGGCGGCCGCAGCGATCACCGAATGGTACCGGGACGTCGCCGAGCACGGCAGCAACCACTTCGACGAAGAAGCCGAAGCCACGGTCTTCGACGAACTCCACCGGCAGGCAGCCCGGCTCTTCAACGCTTCTCCGACAGACATCGCCGCGGGATCCAGCACCACGGAACTCCTGAGTTCCCTTGCCTGGGCGGTCATTCCCGGCGCGGAGGCCAACGTTGTCAGCACCGACGTTTCCTTCCCCGCCTCGGTCTACCCCTGGCGTCGCGTCGCCAACCACACGGGCTGCGAGATCCGGCTTGCGCACGCGCGGGGAGAGACCGTCGATCCGGATCGCGTCAGGGACCTCGTGGACGACAATACGGCGGTGGTGGCCCTGTCCCATGTGGAGTTCCGCAGCGGCCAGCGCTGGGACCTCGCCGCCTTTGCAGAGATCGCACACCGTCACGGCGCACTGCTGGTCGTGGATGCCACGCAGTCCGCGGGCGCGGTGCCCATCGACGCGCCCGGCATGGGCGTGGACGCCGTGGCCGCCGGGGCGTACAAGTGGCTGTGCGGCCCATTCGGCGTGGCCGTCATGTACCTCGCGCCGCACCTCTACACGAGCCTCGAACCCGGCCTGGTGGGTTTTCGAAGTCAGAAGGACATCTGGGATATCCGCACCGATCCGCCCGACTACCCGGAGGACGCGTCCCGGTTCGAGTTCAGCACCATGGCTTACGGGCTGTCCGGCGGGTTCGCGAAATCGATCGGGTTCCTCGTGGACACGGGGATCGACCGGATCTTCGAACATAACCAGGTCCTGGCCGACCACCTCATCGACGGCCTGGCCGCGATCGGCGCCGAGGTCACCTCCCCGCGGGATGCCGACCAGCGTTCGGCCATCGTCACCGCCCGTTTTCCGGGCCGCGATGTCTCCGAAGTGGCTCGGTACCTGAAGCAGGCCAGCGTCATGGTCGCCCTGCGCGGCC
This genomic interval carries:
- a CDS encoding aminotransferase class V-fold PLP-dependent enzyme; protein product: MKPSLDPLVPVDEFPVAQTCTYINAANVTPMYRPAAAAITEWYRDVAEHGSNHFDEEAEATVFDELHRQAARLFNASPTDIAAGSSTTELLSSLAWAVIPGAEANVVSTDVSFPASVYPWRRVANHTGCEIRLAHARGETVDPDRVRDLVDDNTAVVALSHVEFRSGQRWDLAAFAEIAHRHGALLVVDATQSAGAVPIDAPGMGVDAVAAGAYKWLCGPFGVAVMYLAPHLYTSLEPGLVGFRSQKDIWDIRTDPPDYPEDASRFEFSTMAYGLSGGFAKSIGFLVDTGIDRIFEHNQVLADHLIDGLAAIGAEVTSPRDADQRSAIVTARFPGRDVSEVARYLKQASVMVALRGPVIRFSPHLYNRMADVERALEVISGMP